From Bombus vancouverensis nearcticus chromosome 15, iyBomVanc1_principal, whole genome shotgun sequence, the proteins below share one genomic window:
- the LOC117157229 gene encoding uncharacterized protein LOC117157229 isoform X2, whose product MMPMSNIFCSICDMKIDPSSSVNIFSTSFPRQGELLVNFVSQVLRIATFELQDPYICLQCYNLFQMLEQAQKTVLNIRCEILKIYHACERRKNVKRSMYDGTKLNISTNIALEAKKLYNSNENLKKVLNLQNATQVEEIVQEQCVQDNTILQNISISNTKAKKHLRKETINYNEADSTKSFDYNIYDDIKDEILKNDIFHNSVALTNSGNTCNINSQEKSCISLTDPESESKNTVKTESTFSDNILQIQNVENIIKITENTVNTTVSAVDPIKIPIKSIKIPKYDLKSLKYSCPICGKVWKTSTELKTHMKTHSTLRPYMCEKCGQAYKHKHALEIHVGMHNGINPFQCNFCKKCFTQKGALMRHLPMHTGEMPYQCELCGKRFIHHTSYNMHRLSHSGKKSYKCQMCDLSLLSTSHLKRHMRVHTGEKPYSCTVCGKRFAERYNLLAHQKIHDPHENKAKKVKETQFQCNHCNLIFEQKKSLNDHMKYHSNVNSESDFKQSQCTLLQVEPEHHELSKKVDSEHSVLQETWIQMNRSKLDIIDNQTRFVLLQNSLPQIDENSFAVTFSDQKISLGSTNYNTNLHVIIEPSDISLLSNNLPSIDKMHM is encoded by the exons ATGATGCCAATGTCTAATATATTTTGCTCAATATGCGATATGAAAATTGATCCTTCATCTtctgtaaatatattttctacatcTTTTCCTCGTCAAGGAGAATTGTTAGTAAATTTTGTATCACAAGTACTTCGTATAGCTACTTTTGAATTACAAGACCCTTACATTTGTCTACAATGTTACaatttgtttcaaatgttaGAACAAGCACAGAAAACTGTTTTAAACATACGTTGTgagattttgaaaatatatcatgcttgtgaaagaagaaaaaatgttaaacgatCAATGTACGATGGTACAAAATTGAATATCAGTACAAACATAGCATTAGAagcaaaaaaattatataatagtaATGAGAACTTAAAGAAGGTATTGAATTTACAAAATGCTACTCAAGTAGAGGAAATAGTACAAGAACAATGTGTTCAAGATAATACAATACTGCAAAATATAAGTATTTCAAATACAAAAGCAAAGAAACACTTAAGAAAGGAAACAATCAATTATAATGAAGCAGATAGCACAAAATCAtttgattataatatttatgatgacataaaagatgaaattttaaaaaatgatatatttcACAATTCAGTGGCATTAACTAATAGTGGTAATACATGTAATATTAATTCACAAG AAAAAAGCTGTATTTCACTGACAGATCCTGAAAGTGAATCAAAAAATACTGTAAAAACAGAATCTACATTTTCTGACAATATATTACAAATACAAAAtgttgaaaatattataaaaataacagaaaatacTGTGAACACAACAg tgTCAGCAGTTGACCCAATAAAAATACCTATAAAATCAATAAAGATACCAAAGTATGAtttaaaatcattaaaatattCTTGTCCTATTTGTGGTAAAGTATGGAAAACATCGACTGAATTAAAAACACACATGAAAACTCATTCAACATTAAGACCATACATGTGTGAAAAATGTGGTCAGGCATATAAACATAAACATGCATTGGAAATACATGTTGGAATGCATAATGGAATAAATCCATTTCaatgtaatttttgtaaaaagtgCTTTACACAAAAAGGAGCACTTATGAGGCATTTACCAATGCATACCGGTGAAATGCCCTATCAATGTGAACTGTGTGGTAAAAGATTCATACACCATACATCATACAATATGCACAGATTATCACATAGTGGTAAAAAATCTTATAAGTGTCAA ATGTGTGATTTGTCTTTGCTTTCAACATCTCATTTGAAAAGGCATATGCGAGTTCATACAGGTGAAAAACCATATAGCTGTACAGTGTGTGGAAAACGTTTTGCAGAACGATATAATTTGCTTGCCCATCAAAAAATTCATGATCCACATGAAAATAAGgcaaaaaaagttaaagaaacgCAATTCCA ATGTAATCAttgtaatttgatatttgaacAGAAAAAAAGCTTAAATGATCATATGAAGTATCATTCTAATGTGAATAGCGAATCTGATTTTAAACAATCACAATGTACACTTCTTCAAGTTGAACCAGAACATCATGAACTATCAAAAAAGGTAGATTCTGAACACAGTGTATTACAAGAAACTTGGATTCAAATGAATCGTTCTAAATTAGACATTATTGATAATCAAACAAGATTTGTACTTCTACAAAATTCTTTACCTCAGATTGACGAAAATTCCTTTGCAGTTACATTTAGTGACCAAAAAATATCCTTGGGAAGTACAAACTATAATACAAATTTACATGTAATCATAGAACCATCAGATATATCACTTTTAAGCAATAATCTTCCTTCTATTGATAAAATGCATATGTGA
- the LOC117157229 gene encoding uncharacterized protein LOC117157229 isoform X1, whose amino-acid sequence MMPMSNIFCSICDMKIDPSSSVNIFSTSFPRQGELLVNFVSQVLRIATFELQDPYICLQCYNLFQMLEQAQKTVLNIRCEILKIYHACERRKNVKRSMYDGTKLNISTNIALEAKKLYNSNENLKKVLNLQNATQVEEIVQEQCVQDNTILQNISISNTKAKKHLRKETINYNEADSTKSFDYNIYDDIKDEILKNDIFHNSVALTNSGNTCNINSQGNTHALKIHVAEKSCISLTDPESESKNTVKTESTFSDNILQIQNVENIIKITENTVNTTVSAVDPIKIPIKSIKIPKYDLKSLKYSCPICGKVWKTSTELKTHMKTHSTLRPYMCEKCGQAYKHKHALEIHVGMHNGINPFQCNFCKKCFTQKGALMRHLPMHTGEMPYQCELCGKRFIHHTSYNMHRLSHSGKKSYKCQMCDLSLLSTSHLKRHMRVHTGEKPYSCTVCGKRFAERYNLLAHQKIHDPHENKAKKVKETQFQCNHCNLIFEQKKSLNDHMKYHSNVNSESDFKQSQCTLLQVEPEHHELSKKVDSEHSVLQETWIQMNRSKLDIIDNQTRFVLLQNSLPQIDENSFAVTFSDQKISLGSTNYNTNLHVIIEPSDISLLSNNLPSIDKMHM is encoded by the exons ATGATGCCAATGTCTAATATATTTTGCTCAATATGCGATATGAAAATTGATCCTTCATCTtctgtaaatatattttctacatcTTTTCCTCGTCAAGGAGAATTGTTAGTAAATTTTGTATCACAAGTACTTCGTATAGCTACTTTTGAATTACAAGACCCTTACATTTGTCTACAATGTTACaatttgtttcaaatgttaGAACAAGCACAGAAAACTGTTTTAAACATACGTTGTgagattttgaaaatatatcatgcttgtgaaagaagaaaaaatgttaaacgatCAATGTACGATGGTACAAAATTGAATATCAGTACAAACATAGCATTAGAagcaaaaaaattatataatagtaATGAGAACTTAAAGAAGGTATTGAATTTACAAAATGCTACTCAAGTAGAGGAAATAGTACAAGAACAATGTGTTCAAGATAATACAATACTGCAAAATATAAGTATTTCAAATACAAAAGCAAAGAAACACTTAAGAAAGGAAACAATCAATTATAATGAAGCAGATAGCACAAAATCAtttgattataatatttatgatgacataaaagatgaaattttaaaaaatgatatatttcACAATTCAGTGGCATTAACTAATAGTGGTAATACATGTAATATTAATTCACAAG GAAATACACATGCATTAAAAATTCATGTTGCAGAAAAAAGCTGTATTTCACTGACAGATCCTGAAAGTGAATCAAAAAATACTGTAAAAACAGAATCTACATTTTCTGACAATATATTACAAATACAAAAtgttgaaaatattataaaaataacagaaaatacTGTGAACACAACAg tgTCAGCAGTTGACCCAATAAAAATACCTATAAAATCAATAAAGATACCAAAGTATGAtttaaaatcattaaaatattCTTGTCCTATTTGTGGTAAAGTATGGAAAACATCGACTGAATTAAAAACACACATGAAAACTCATTCAACATTAAGACCATACATGTGTGAAAAATGTGGTCAGGCATATAAACATAAACATGCATTGGAAATACATGTTGGAATGCATAATGGAATAAATCCATTTCaatgtaatttttgtaaaaagtgCTTTACACAAAAAGGAGCACTTATGAGGCATTTACCAATGCATACCGGTGAAATGCCCTATCAATGTGAACTGTGTGGTAAAAGATTCATACACCATACATCATACAATATGCACAGATTATCACATAGTGGTAAAAAATCTTATAAGTGTCAA ATGTGTGATTTGTCTTTGCTTTCAACATCTCATTTGAAAAGGCATATGCGAGTTCATACAGGTGAAAAACCATATAGCTGTACAGTGTGTGGAAAACGTTTTGCAGAACGATATAATTTGCTTGCCCATCAAAAAATTCATGATCCACATGAAAATAAGgcaaaaaaagttaaagaaacgCAATTCCA ATGTAATCAttgtaatttgatatttgaacAGAAAAAAAGCTTAAATGATCATATGAAGTATCATTCTAATGTGAATAGCGAATCTGATTTTAAACAATCACAATGTACACTTCTTCAAGTTGAACCAGAACATCATGAACTATCAAAAAAGGTAGATTCTGAACACAGTGTATTACAAGAAACTTGGATTCAAATGAATCGTTCTAAATTAGACATTATTGATAATCAAACAAGATTTGTACTTCTACAAAATTCTTTACCTCAGATTGACGAAAATTCCTTTGCAGTTACATTTAGTGACCAAAAAATATCCTTGGGAAGTACAAACTATAATACAAATTTACATGTAATCATAGAACCATCAGATATATCACTTTTAAGCAATAATCTTCCTTCTATTGATAAAATGCATATGTGA